The genomic interval AGCGCGGCGCTTCTCGGCACCGCCATCATCTATCCTCTGGCCATCGCCGCGATCGTCCGCGAAGACGGCTGGCCCGCGTTCTTCATTCATCGCCGGCAGACGCTCGGCGGCCGCGAGTTTCCGTGTTACAAGTTCCGCACGATGTTCCGCAACGCCGAGGCGTTGAAGGCGGATCTCGTGCAGGCGAACGCGTGCGACGGCCCGCAGTTCCACATCGAAGATGACCCGCGCGTGCTCAAGGTCGGCAAGATCCTGCGCAAGTATCACCTCGATGAACTGCCCCAGTTCTGGAACGTGCTGCTCGGCCACATGAGCGTCGTCGGGCCGCGGCCCAGCCCGGACAAAGAGAACCAGTACTGCCCCACGTGGCGCGAAGCGCGATTGAGCGTGCGGCCCGGCGTGACTGGACTGTGGCAGGTCCGCCGCACGCGCCGACCCGAGAACGACTTCCAGGAGTGGATCCGCTACGACCTGGAGTACGTGCAGAACCAGAACTGGCGACTCGATCTTTGGATCATCTTCGAGACGATCCGCAAGATATTGATCCGATGACCTGCCTCATGTGGAGCTTGAAATGACACGACGCGGCAAGAAGCGTCTCCTCATTCTCGTGGGCATCACCGCGCTGCTCGGCGGTGCGGCAACGGGCGCGTATTTCGTCCGCGAAGCGCGGCGGGCCCAGCAGATCGCCCAAGCGTATGCAGAAGGCATGGCGGCCTATGACGCCGGCGACTACGAGAACGCGCTGCGCGGCTTGGGCAAGGCGCTCTCGGAGCACCGCGAGGATCCGGAAGTGCTCTACCGTGTCGCCGACGCCCGGTGGCATGTGCCGGTCGAGAACAACCGCCACCTGGGCGCCGCGATCCCTTACGCGCGCGAAGCGGCCAACCGAGCCCCGCAAGATGCGCGGCCGCTGGCGCTGCTGCTGGTCTTGTATCGCCGGGTGGGATTCGTCACCGAGCGGCTTGATGCTGCTGAGCGGCTGCTGGCGCTGGACGGGGCGCATCAGCAGGCTCACATCGCCAGGATCGAGTGCCTGGCCACGCTGGGCCGTTCGAGCGAAGTGCAGGCCGCGGTTGATGCGTTGCTCGCTGTGCACTCTCAGGACCTCTACGGCCACCAGTCGCGCATCGAGACGATGCGACTCAACGGCCACCCCGCAGAAGAAGTGCTCGCGTACACGAAAGATCTTGTCACGCAGTATCCCGAAAATCTCATGCTCGCGACGCTGCAGGTGCGCGTGCTGGCCGCATACGGCAATCGCGAGGAGGCCATCGAAGCAGCCAAGCGCGCCCAAGGGCTGAAGATTCCTGATGCTGAAGCCCTGCTCGAACTCGTCCGCATGCTCGATCAGATCGGCCTGCGCACGGATGCCGATGTGCTCCTCGATCGAAACGCGATGGACACGCAGTTCCGCGACGACGTGCACGCGTATCTCATCGAGCGAGCCTGGAAGGCTGGCCAGATGGATCGCGCCCGTCAGCACGCGGCGATGCACGCCGAGCCGCTCGATGCGACTCCTTCGCGACTGCTTGGCTGGATCGCGCTGACCGCGCTTCCGGTTGATGGCGGCTGGCAGTCCGGCGCCGTCGGCGCCGAACTGACCACGCGCACCGATGACCAGGGCCGCTATTGGCAGGGGCTGCTCGACAGCCGCGAGTTCATGGATGCGGCTGAGTACAGCAAGGCGCGGCAGCGTCTCTCGGAACTGGTGGCGCTTCCTGTAACCGACAGTCTGGCGTGGTTGATGCTCGGCGAGGCCGATCAGCGCCTCGGCGAATCGGAGATGGCCGTGCTGAGCCTTGAGGAAGCCGTGCGGCAGGATCCGACGTCTTCACGTGCGCAGATGATGCTGGCGACTTCGCTGCTCGATTTGGGCCGCCTGGATGAGGCTCGCCTTCCGGCCGAGCGAGCGGTCATGTCCAACCCCGGCGCAGCCGAGGCGCTGACGCTGGCCCGTATCTACGTCGCGCTCATCGATGCCAACCGCGCTGACCAGCGCATCCGCGATGGTGTGGTCACGATCCTGGAGGAGATGTCTGCACAGGCGCCGGACCAGGCCGATGTGCAGGCGCTGTTGGCGCGGACGTACGTGGCCGTCGGGCATCTCGAAGAGGCACAGGTGGTGATCGGTCAGATGGCGACGATGGAGCGGCTGCCGAACTCAGCCGTGTTGCTTGATCTGGCCAACGCCTGCAGGCGATCGGCGCCGCAACTCGTCGAGGGGGTGCTCGCCGTCGCCGCGCGGCTCGAGACCGTCGGTCCGGGGCTCATGGCGCTGCAGATGAGCGCCGGCTCGGCGGCGCTTGCGCCTGAGGTGGTGCGCGCCAGGTACGAAGATGCGATCAAGACCGCGGATGATGCGAACCTGCGCATGCAGTACGAAATCGCCTACGCACGGTATCTGGATGCAACGGGTGATGAGGGCGCACTTGCTGAACTCAAGCGCATCTCGACGGCGTATCCGGATCGGCCCGAGGCGCAGAACGCGCTGCTCGACTCCCGCGCGGGGTGGACGGATGAGAAGTGCATCGTTGATGCGATCGAACGTCTCAAAGCTGTGACAGGCGAGAACGCGGCCCGCTGGAAACTCGCAGATGCTCAGCGCCGCCTCGCGTTCGAGCCGGGCGACGAGGCGGCCTCGGCGGTTGTGCTTTCACTGACGCCGCTCACGCAGCCGCCCTCGTCGAATGTTCGGGCGATGATGCTGTGTTCCGACGCCATGCTCATGCTCGGCGACAAGCGGCAGGCGATCGACATTCTTCTGCGCGCCCTTGACCGTGATTCGAGCAATCCACTGCTTTACGCGCACACGATCGACCTGCTCCAGAGTGCCGGCCGGGCCACCGAGGCGGCGACGCGGCTGCGCGAGTTCCTCGCGATCCGGACGCTGAGCCCGGAGTTTCAGCGCCGGCGCGTTGAACTGCTGGCGCGAGCCGCCATGTGGGACGAAGCGATCCGCGATTGCGAATCGCTTCTGGCGGCGACCGGCGAGTCGCAGGATCGGCTGATGCTGGCCGTGCTTCATGGCGGCCACGGTCAATCTGCGGACGCCCGGCGGCTTTTTGATGGGTTGCTCGCCGAACCCGATGCGTCTCGCGACGTGCGCATCGCGGCGGCGGACTTCTACGCCGCGGCCGAGAGCGTCGAGCGCGGCGCGGAAATGCTCAAGCCACTTCAGGAGCAACTGACGGCCTCTGAATACATCGCGCTGCTGGCCGGCTACTACGAACGGCAGGGTCGGCTCGACGAAACAGCCAGACTGCTGGAGACGCAGGCCCAATCCTCCGGCGATGGCGATGACTGGGCTGCACTGGCCGAATTCCAGATCCGCACGCGCCAGGCGGATCAGGCCCGGTCGACCATCGCCGCCGGCCTGAGAGCCGATGCGGATCATCCGGCCCTGCTCGCGCTGCACAGCCTGATCGATTCGCTTGAGTCCGGCAGCCTTGGCCCCGAGTCCATTGACGACATCATCGACGCGCTCGTCGATGAGAGCCTTCGGCCCGCGATGAAACAGATCGCCGCGGCGATGCAGTACGCCGAAGCGAACCCGGGCGACTCTGCCGGCTACATCAAGCGGCTGCGCGACGCCGTGGACAGCGAGCCCGCTCTGATCCTCGGCTGGCAACTGCTCGCGGGCGCTCTGCTCAACGCGGGCCAGGCGGATGAGGCCGTGCTGGCGGCACAGAACGCGGCGCGCGTCCTCCCGAATTCGGTCCGGGCGGCAGAACTGCTGGCCACGACACTGGCGGATGCCGGGCGCTTCACCGAAGCACGGGCCGGGGCGGGCCGGTGGCGGCAACTCGATTCGGAGCGCCCGACTCGCGCCGATCTCCTCATTGCCCAGATCGAGACGCAGTCAGGACAGCCGGAGCGGGCCCTCACGGCGATCCAGCCGTGGGTGGAGCGCATCAAGGCGGAGGCGGACCAGTTTCCAACGCGCCTTGGCCTCTACGCGAGCATTCTCATTCAGGCTGGCCGCGCGGATGAGGCGCATGAGCTGATCTGGCCGCGAGCCGAGAAGAGCGGCGACTGGGCTCAGGCGTACGTGCGGCTCGCCGCAGAGATCGGCGACGTCTCGCTGGGCGTCCAGTGGGTGGATCGAGCGGAGCCGCTTGTCCCGCTGACGCCCGACACGCGCATGGGAATGGCTCAGGTCCGCTCCGAATTCGGGCAGCGCGGCGGCGGGGCGGATCAGTTCCGCAAGGCGGTGGCGCTGCTCGAGCCGCTTCAGTCGGATCCGGCCTTCCCGGCGGCGGCGCTGGCGATGCTCGCCGGCTGCCAGCAGCAACTCGGCGAAATCGCCGCCGCGGAGGCCACGTATCGCAAGGCGCTGGCCGCGGCGCCGGGCGACCCGATCATTCTCAACAACCTGGCCTACCTGCTGCTCGATTCGGCGGAGAACGCCGACGAAGCACTTCAGATGGCCACGCAGGCAGTCGCTGCCGCGAAGCAGCGCAATCTCCCCGCGGGCATCCGCGCCAACCTGGCGGACACGCTCGGCACGGCTCAATTGAGTGCCGGCCTGTTTGATGAAGCGCAGCGGAGTTTCCGCGATGGCCTGGTCCTCGACGGGCGCAATGCACTGCTGCAACTCGGCCTGGCGGAAGCACTTGCGCGAGCCGGGCGCGTGGATGATGCCCGGGTGCAATACGAGCAGGTCGCCGCACGGCGCGACGTCAATCGGAGTGATGCGGATCTGGCCGCCCGGCTGGACCGCGTCGCGGCGCTGGTGAACTAGCGCTGCATCGGGCTTCCCGTCCTGGGCTGGCCCGCGAAGTTATCCACAATTCAACCACCACTTGGCCAGCGCGCGAGCGAATCTCCGCGCGCTGGGGGTCGTTTCGTGCCCACTATCCGCAGCGCGCGAACGGCGAATGGCGTCCCACTTCCTCCAAATCACCTGTATTCGCAGAACTGGCAGGGGATTCTCGTGAGTTGCCGCGGAAGTTGATTCCTGAGGAAACAAAAACTTCACAGAATGTGGTATTTTGCGGCTTTGGGGGTTGACATCCGCCTGCTTTGGGGGGAAACTGTACGCGTTACAGTCCGGCCTGTCGGTCGCGACTGCGATGGAGAGATGATCGCTGCGGATTCTGTCCTTTTCCGCGGCTTCCGCCGTTCCGTGGTGGAACGTGTTAAAGGTTGAGTGATTCACAAGCGGCCGCTCGGCGTTTCTCGCTGCGCGCCCGTGGAAAGTCTTGCTCCGGGGGGAGCGGGTTCGGAGGATCCGGATTCGCTTCGAGATCGAGTGGAAGGTGTTCCGGAATCGGAGGATGAGATGAAGACGAATCGCATGAGTTTTATGGCTGCGACCTTGGCCGTCGGCACGATGGCCACAGTAGCGCTCGGCGCGGGTGAGAAGATCAAGGTCATCGAGACAGACCTTTGGGGTGCTGGTGGTGGTGGCGGGCCGTTCGAAGTTGAGCCAATCGGGTTTCCCACGAATCCTCAAGGGGTCGGCCTGCACGGCGCTGGAGCCGGAAACTTCGTCACCTTCTGCGTCGAGACGGACGAATTCCTGAGCGAAGGTGGCGTCTATTTCATCCAGTTCAATGACGCGGCAGAGGCCGGTGGTTCTGGAGGTCCCAGCCCCGATCCCCTCAGCGATGCGACCCGGTACCTCTACGCCCACTTTATTCGCGGCACCATCCAAGCCGAACTCGACGCCTGGGACGCACACGTCGGCCCGACTGAGACGTTCACGTACGGCGCCTTCGCCGACGGCGAAGCGCTCCAAAAGGCGATCTGGCACTTGGAGGAAGAGACCGGCGGAAGCAACAACTTCCTCGTCGGCCTCGCAACGTGGGCGCTCGCAAACGGCACGCTCAGCGACCTCTCCGAGATCAGCAAAGTCCGCGTGATGAACATGTGGGACAACGCCAACTTCACCGGCAACCGCCAGGACCTGCTCGTCATGATCCCGCTGCCCGCTCCCGTTTGGATGGGCGGCGTCGGGCTCTGCGGCGTGATCGGTCTCGCGTTCCGCCAACGCCGCCGGTCCCGTCAGCATGGCGCTGATCTGGCGGTCTGACGTCTTGGAATGAGGGTCCTCCAACCGGGGGCCCACCGGAACATCGCTATCGAATCTCTTGCGTGGGCTGGCGTAACGTCAGCCCACGTTTTCTAGACCGACTGGGAATCCAGTTGCGCCTCTTCGGAGATGGAGAACCACGTGGCCGCCACAGCCATGCGACGAAACCGAATCACACAGGCCGTCGGCATCATTGCCGCCGCAGCATGCCTCACGACTGCCGCCGCCCTCGCCGACCCCATCCCCGCCGGCGAGATCCGCATGGATGCCTTGCGGAACCACTTCAGCGTGCCCGGGGGCGGTTACGCAGGCGAGTTCGTCGTCAACGCCAGCCGCCTCACCTTCACGCCTGCGGGCCTCGGCCGCAACGGCGTCGACTCCAACCACTTCATCAGCTTCTGCGTCGAGACCACCGAGTTCATTCAGCTCAACAGGTGGTACGACGCCGAACTCAACACTGAATCGCGCAACACGTACCGGCAAGTCCAGGAGGAGACCGCGTTCCTCTACTACCACTTCGTCAAGGGCGACCTGGAAGGCTACAAGTACTTCGATGACGCCTCCGCCAGCGGCGCCGAAAAGGCCGCGTCGGTCCGCGCCCTTCAGGAAGTCATCTGGTACTTCCAAGACCCGGCAGGCTTCGTCGCCCGCTACGGCGCCAACGCCTTTGGCATCGGCGGCTACTTCAAAGGCACCGCCATGCACAAAGTCCTCGCCCGCAGCTGGTACGCCAACCTCGCCACCTGGCTCGACGGCTCAGGCAGCGAACTCGGCAAGGTCCGCATCATCAACATCTGGGAAGGCGGCAACGCCCGC from Phycisphaerales bacterium carries:
- a CDS encoding tetratricopeptide repeat protein, whose protein sequence is MTRRGKKRLLILVGITALLGGAATGAYFVREARRAQQIAQAYAEGMAAYDAGDYENALRGLGKALSEHREDPEVLYRVADARWHVPVENNRHLGAAIPYAREAANRAPQDARPLALLLVLYRRVGFVTERLDAAERLLALDGAHQQAHIARIECLATLGRSSEVQAAVDALLAVHSQDLYGHQSRIETMRLNGHPAEEVLAYTKDLVTQYPENLMLATLQVRVLAAYGNREEAIEAAKRAQGLKIPDAEALLELVRMLDQIGLRTDADVLLDRNAMDTQFRDDVHAYLIERAWKAGQMDRARQHAAMHAEPLDATPSRLLGWIALTALPVDGGWQSGAVGAELTTRTDDQGRYWQGLLDSREFMDAAEYSKARQRLSELVALPVTDSLAWLMLGEADQRLGESEMAVLSLEEAVRQDPTSSRAQMMLATSLLDLGRLDEARLPAERAVMSNPGAAEALTLARIYVALIDANRADQRIRDGVVTILEEMSAQAPDQADVQALLARTYVAVGHLEEAQVVIGQMATMERLPNSAVLLDLANACRRSAPQLVEGVLAVAARLETVGPGLMALQMSAGSAALAPEVVRARYEDAIKTADDANLRMQYEIAYARYLDATGDEGALAELKRISTAYPDRPEAQNALLDSRAGWTDEKCIVDAIERLKAVTGENAARWKLADAQRRLAFEPGDEAASAVVLSLTPLTQPPSSNVRAMMLCSDAMLMLGDKRQAIDILLRALDRDSSNPLLYAHTIDLLQSAGRATEAATRLREFLAIRTLSPEFQRRRVELLARAAMWDEAIRDCESLLAATGESQDRLMLAVLHGGHGQSADARRLFDGLLAEPDASRDVRIAAADFYAAAESVERGAEMLKPLQEQLTASEYIALLAGYYERQGRLDETARLLETQAQSSGDGDDWAALAEFQIRTRQADQARSTIAAGLRADADHPALLALHSLIDSLESGSLGPESIDDIIDALVDESLRPAMKQIAAAMQYAEANPGDSAGYIKRLRDAVDSEPALILGWQLLAGALLNAGQADEAVLAAQNAARVLPNSVRAAELLATTLADAGRFTEARAGAGRWRQLDSERPTRADLLIAQIETQSGQPERALTAIQPWVERIKAEADQFPTRLGLYASILIQAGRADEAHELIWPRAEKSGDWAQAYVRLAAEIGDVSLGVQWVDRAEPLVPLTPDTRMGMAQVRSEFGQRGGGADQFRKAVALLEPLQSDPAFPAAALAMLAGCQQQLGEIAAAEATYRKALAAAPGDPIILNNLAYLLLDSAENADEALQMATQAVAAAKQRNLPAGIRANLADTLGTAQLSAGLFDEAQRSFRDGLVLDGRNALLQLGLAEALARAGRVDDARVQYEQVAARRDVNRSDADLAARLDRVAALVN